In Streptomyces avermitilis MA-4680 = NBRC 14893, the genomic window CCCGCGGAGCGGGTACCACATCGCTGCGCGATGTGCAAGGGGGGCGGTCGCTGCGCTCCCGCTGCCCACGCGATGCGTGGGCGGATCCCTTCGCTGCGCTCCAGGATCCGGTGGGGCCGGCCGCGATGCGGCGCGGCGGGCCGCGCGGTGCGCGCCCTCGGCTGAGGGGGTGTCAGGTGCGGCTAGTGGGGTCTCCAGTGCGGGAGTTGGGGGAGCGCGGGGCGCTCCCGGCGGGTCCGCTGCGCTCCCCCGCCTGACGGTCCTTCCGGCTGCGCCTCCAGAACCTTGAGGCCCGCTGGCGCGGGCCGGGCTGGCTACAAGGGGGTGGGGGTCGCTCGTTCGTGTGGGTTTCAGTATAGCGCGTGCCTCAGGTTGATGCAGCATGTACCGTTGGCGGAAACACGGGACACCCCCCAACCCACCCGGACGGGACGCACCTTTTGATGGATGGTCAGCGACGGAATTCGGTTCACCCACTCACCCGAGGAATAACGAATTGGGAAGCTGCGGACCCGAGCCACAGAACGGGACCTCAGATATCGGAAAGCTTGAATTCCGGGGTGCGGAGGTACCGGAGCCGAACGGCCCCCGGGGCCGGGTGGCGGAACCGCCCACCGGCACCGGCCGCGCTTCCTCGCTTGTGAGCGTCACGGCCGGCACCACCCGAGACTCAGAGCCGCTGCTGCTGTCCACGACCCGCACCCGGGCGCGGTGCCGCACGCGAAGCGAGCTCAGCCACAGAGGCCGGCCCCACACGGTCCGCTGGTTGGCCACGGCGACGCACCCGCCGCTGCCAGCTGCTTCCTCCAAAGCGCCGTGGTGTGTCGGTGGTTGATCAGAGCTGCAAGATCAGGTATCACGCGCGCACACGCTCTAGAGGGGGAACGAGATTCCGCATCGCTCCAGGTCAGGGCGTTTTGGTGCCGCTGGGGGTATCACCCCGGGGTGATAAATCGAGGGGCCAGTTATCGCCCCGGGGTTATAAAACCACGTCGGTTTGTGCACCTGGGGGACATTGTGCGGATGGGTGGCGTGGTGCCGGGTCGGGCAGCTTGTGCACTGGGGGGACATTCGAGGTGGGGCGGTCGTCGCGGTCGCCCGCGGGTCGGCAGGGGGGAGAAATCACCCCCGGGTGATAACGACACGCCGAAAGTGCAGCTGGGGGACACGAAAGTGCACCAGGGGGACAATCGCGTATGCTGCCGTTGCCTGGCCCTACTGATCTTGAGGAGCGGACCCCCGCGATGACTGCACAGCCCCAGCAGCAGCCGCGCCGGAGGCCGGCCTCGCCCGGAGCTCCGCCGCCTCCGCCGCCCAGTGCGTTCCGGGCGCCGGGGGCCCTTCGGCGCACCAATGTGGTCAACCTGCCGGACGGCTACCGGGCCAGCGTTGAGCCGCCCGTCACCAGCGATGGCTTCCTGGGCGAGGACTTCGTCATGGACAGCCAGGAGTTCCTGTGCTGGCTGTCGGACTACTACCGTGACGACATCGTGACGCTGCGGCTGATCATCCGGATGATGGGGATCCAGAAGCCCGGCGGGACTGTCGAGGCGACCCAGAGCAAGCTGGCCGGGTTGCTGAAGGTCAAGCAGTCGCAGATTTCACGGTCGCTGAAGGACACCGGGAACCTCGGAGTCACTGCCAAGGTCAAGGCCGGGCTCTACCAGTTGCACCCGCGGCTGTCGTTGCGCGGCGGCAGGGTGCCGGTGGAGCCGAGGCCGGGTATGCGGACGCAAGGGACACTGAAGGTGGATCAGCTGTCGCTGCTGGACGCCATCGAGGACAATCCGGATCTACCCGAGGTGTTCAGGGAACTGCGGCAGCTCCCGAAGCCGGCGGAGAAGCCGCTCCGGGAAGACAAGGCGCGTGCCCAAGCCCGCGCTGAGGAGGATGGGACGTCATGACGATCGCTGTGGAGCCCGCGGCCCCCGAGTACGTCTGGACGGCCAACAACGCCCTCGTGTTCGCTCCGCGCGGCATGCCGCCGGCCTCTTACCCGGTGCTGCTCCACCTCCTAGGCCGCCAGGAGCCCGGCGGGCGCTGCCTGGTCACCCATGGCACCCTCGCCGCCGAACTCGGCATCACCCGACCCAAGGTGACCCGCGCGCTCCAGCACCTCGGCTTCGCACGGATGGTCTGGAAGGAAGGCAACGGCGCCTACCGCCTCAGCCCGCTGATCGCCGGATTCCGTACGCCCGCCGAACAGCTCCAGGCCATCGGTGCGATGGACGACGACGACCGCTTCGACCACCCGGACTTCCAAGAGCGCTACGAGCAGCAGATCGAGGCGTACGAGGAGGAGAAGCAAGCGAAGGCAGCCGAGAGGCAGAGGCGGCTGGAGCCGCCGATCGACCTCGCTGCCCGCCGGCGAACCTGACCCTGTCTCCTGGAAGCGGCGTTGCACCCCGTGCGGCGCCGCTTCCGTGCGTACACCGTCCCCCTCCTGGGGAAACCGCAGGCAGGGCAGCCCGCACGAGCGTTCCCGGACGGTGGTGCCGCGCGCCACCCGCCCGAGCGCCGGCCGACGCGGTACGAGTGGGGGCGTGACGTACAACTTCGGCCTCCACTTCACCCAGGAGCTGGGCAACAGCTTCGGGCCGCCCACCGACAGCTGGCCCGCGAGCGCGGAGCAGGTGACCCCGTTCTTTGCGATCGTTGTCAACGTGCTGGGCACGGACGACGCGGCGCGGTGGTTCGAGGCGGCCCGCAAGGCGCACCAGCGTGTGGTGGTTGCGGAGCGGGACCGGACCCACCACTTCGGCTTCGCTCACCACCTGGACGTGGAGACCGAGGCGCACCAGGAGCCCACTCTCCCCGTCGTGGCCGCCTTCGAAGCGACGAAGGCGCTGTACGAGATCACCCGCCGGGACTCTGGTGTCGACGTCGACGTGTTCTTCGGCTGCGCGCTGCGGGCGTGCTCGCGCGGCAGCGGCCGGACCGACAGCACACCGGTGGCAGCAGGCGCGAACGCGTAGCCGCCCCGGACGCAGCTGGCCGGCTCCCTGCAGTCGAGCGAGAGTTCGGCTCCTAGGCTGCAGGCGTGTGGACGCGGGGACAGCGCGGCCGGTGTCGGACGGCTGTCAACGGGCGGGCGGTAGCACCAGGTAAACCGGCTTGTTCTGGAGCAGCAGAACAGCCGACGACGGCTCGGGGCGCACACGCTGCGTGCAGCAGCTGTGCATAGATCTCGCGCGGAACATCGCAGATCTGCGAACTTATGCAGCTGCCGGGACGGGTCCGCAGCCCTGCTGCTGGCCCCGAAGCAGCGGGCTCCCGACTGCCTGCAGCGAGGCCGTGCAGCGAGCAGCTGCTGCGCCGGCTGGGCGGGCGTGCTGCACGTGCAGCACCCGTGTGCCGTCCGGGTCGTGCGATTACTGCGCCACAGTGCCACAGTCCCCGACCCCGAGCAGCAACCGGCGTTGCACCCTCCACCACCAGGAGCAGCAGCCGGTTGCGCAACGGACGCTGCACAGTGCAGGCCGGGAAGGGTGCAACGGACTGCAACGTGCAGTCGGTGTGCATCCGATTGCAGCAACGGCGGACTTCACCTGGAGTGCCGGCACCCGGCGACGACGGGGCCGATCGACACCGGCGTTGCACCCCAATGGTGGTTAGTACAGATAGCGGTTCTGTGCGGGTAGGTAATCCCTTCTCCCTGAGAGCAGAGCTCGGTCCGGGGAGAGCCGGGAGCCACGGGAGACGACGACGGTGGCGAGACGATCGTGGAGCCGCTCCAAGGGGATCAGCGGCACCTCCGACCCCTAGAGGCGCTGTACGGCTCTGTGAGCGCCTCTGGCGGCCTTGATCGCCGCTCGGGGAGCCTGGAGGGCCTCAGAACGCCGCAGGCGGCCGTAGAGGGCCGGGAAGGATCATGCGCGCCGGGCACCGGCGGTTGTCGTCACGGGCGAGGGCAGATGATCGGTTCCCGCGCTGCGAGCTCTGCTCTCAGGGGGGAAGGAGAGACAACCCGCAGGTAGGTACTACAAGTACTTACCTACATTGGGGTGCAACGGCCGTCCTCGGGCCGGGCCCGGCGGGAGCCAGTGGCGCAGTACCAGCTGCGACCCAGAGGCGGCAGTCGGCTGATGGTGCAAGAGCCTCGGCTACAGGCGCTGGGCGAGGGTCTCGCAGTAGGCCAAGGGAACGGTCGCCTGGTACAGGTTGCCCTCGGCTGCGTTCCTGGAGGCCATCTCAAGCATCATCGCGAGGCTGTGCAGCGTCTCGTCTCCGTCGCCGGTGTCTTCGCCCAGGCGGGCGCGCAGTACGCGGTCGGCCTGGTCCAGGACGTCGGGCCAGACCCCGGCGTACGTCTTCGGGTCCACCCCGGTCAGGGGCGTCAGCCACAGGTCGGCGTGCGACTGGAGCAGCTGCTCGGCCGACCGGTAGTCCAGGACGGATCCGCAGGACAGGCGCAGTCCGTCGGTGTCGGCGGCGGTGCCCGGCCACCCGGGCAGGGCACCGGAATGGGCGGGGCACAGGAGTGCGAGCCAGTCCGGCGGCTCCCCCGGCGCGGCGGCGGGGCCCTGCCGGAGCGTGGTCGGCGTGGCGGGGCAGTCCAGCACCTGGCGGAGCCCGGTGAGCTGTCGGCCGGCGGTGAGCTGGTTGATGTCGGACGGCACCTTTGGGCTCCTTCGGCGGCTAGACCTCGATGTACGCGACGACCACGACGGTGCGCAGTGCGGTGACGAAGTACAGGACGCGGACGGACTCGACTTCGTCGGCGTACTGGCGTAGCTGGGGGCCGGCGGTGTCGCCGGGGATCGGCTCGCCGACGTCCGGGTCGACGGAGATGACGACCAGGGCGCGGTCCAGGGCGTGGATCTCCGCTTCGCTGGTGATGTTCTCCAGCTGTTTCGCGGCGGAGTCGGAGAAGGCGATACGGGCGCGGCGTGGCCCGTGTACCGACGGCATCAGGCGACGGCCGGGCGCTGGGCAGCGAGCCGGGCGAGGTGGGCCTCGCGCAGCTCCTCCCATGGCGTGCAGTCCTCCACCGAGGGCAGCCCGTTGGCCGCGATGTCCTCGAGGACGGCGGCGAACTGGTCGGCGTTCTCGCGGGTCCTGGCCGCGTATGCGCGCACCGCGTCGGCGGCCGCGGGCTCCAGCTGCTGCCGGGCGTGGTCGGCGGTGGCCGGCTGTTCGCTCATCGAGGGCTCCAGGAGGGCGGAACTGGCGTCTGCTCCAACGGTATCGGCCGCCCCCGGTCCTGGGGACCACTCCGGACGAACCCGGCCGTACGAAGGTGCAGGACCCACGTGGACCCAGCAGCCGTTGCTGATCGTGTCCGCCAGCGAAAACGCCGGTCTGGGGACCCAGGGACCCAGGTTCTGGGGCGGTTGCTGGGTCCAGCTGGGTCCGCCCGCGCGATGACACAGATCAGCTGAACAGTGACACAGATGAGTATGCCCACCTGGGGAAACGGGGGGTTGATGACACAGATGACACAGGTCTGCCGGACTGTTCAGGCTGGGACGCCGGGCACGGCCTGGCCGTCCGTGACCTGGAGACGGGCGGTCATCGGCCGTCGCACACCACGTACCGGCCGTCGCCGTCGTTACTGTCCCGTGCCGCTGGTCCTTGACCGGTTGCCAACGAAGGCTGACGGACGGCGCTTTGTGCCGCTGAAGACTGACCGACCAGGTCAGAGCGGGTGAGCCACCTCTGCGTAAAAGCGCATCCGGCGTCGTCGTCCGCCCCCTGATACGCAGCGGGGGAAGCCCGGGGACCCTGTCACCGGATCGCCGCGTGGGGCTGGCTGTATATGGCCGGTACCGGCGGTAACGGCTCACGGTCCTGCAGAGACGAGGCGCGCCTTGTTGCGGCCGGGCCGGTGTCCCTAGATTCCTCCGCTTTGACGGGCCCAGTGCGAGGGCACACCGACCAGCCCGCCACGCTCAAGGGGTTCTTGCCATGTCAGTACGCACACGTCTTCTCGTCGTAGCCACAGTGGCTGCGATTGTCGAAGGGTTGATCCTCGCGGGATGCTCGCCAACCGTCGCCGTGACGGTGGCCTCCGGCATCGTGCTCGTCTCCAGGGAGGTTTGGATGCCGGCAGGCCCGGAGGGTCGGCGTCGGGCCCCCCGCAAGCGGACCGAAGCGCCGTCGCCTGAGTCGGAGAACGAGTCGAACCACTCTGGATAACAGCAAGAAGCAGGGATCTGCCCGTTCCCCGGCTAGCTGCAGGTCTCGTTTCGGTCCGTGTGGACCAAGACGGTCCGTGCAGGCCCGGTACGGTCCTTGTACGACCCCCGGGCGACCCAGGGGCGGGGGCTGGGGCCCCGCCGACGTCGTCAACGACGATCTTCTTCGCCAGGTTCACGGAGATGGCGCCGTCACCCAGATCCATGGGGTGCGCGAGCATACGCACGCTCTTGGTGGCGGACCCAGGAACCGCGCTTGATGGTGGGGTGGCGGTCTTCAGGGCGCTGACCTGCACGGTCAATCTGCGGTGCGTTCTGTACTGCTCATGAGTGCGCGCGAGGCATGATTCAAAAGTGTCACGCTCCGCCCTCGAATCCCGCCCTGGAGGGGCTCACGGACCCCGGGGAGCGGACATAAAGGGGCATATTCGAGGCGGCGTGACACTTTTCCGGGGGAGCGTGACGGGCGGTGTCACGCTCACGCTCTGTCAGCGTGACACCTTTCGGAGTGTCCTCTGACGCTGAACATGGACCGATTGCCAGGGAAGTTGGACAACCACTACGTTCCTGCCAGTGATGTCGGACCGAGAGGGCTGGGGGCAGGGTGGGGGCACCGGCTCTTGCGTACGGGGACGCCGCGTTATCGGCCTTTGAGCTGGACTTTCTTGAGCACGGGCGTCGACGCCGACAGTCCTTGGGCCAGGGGTGGAGTACGCCGTTCGAGGCGGTGGAGCCCGTCCGGGACTTCCGCTGGCGGTCGACTTGCTCGGGGACCGGCGGGACGTCGCCGACGTAGAAGGCTGCGGTGCCGGACAGGGTGTCCTCCCGGCCGTACTGCCGGATGTTCTGGAAGAACAGGTTGAGCGCACCGATCCTCGTCTTCTTCATGCCGTGCCCGCCGGGCTGTGACATCACGTGGGCGAGGTAGCGCTCCAGCAGCGGCCGGTCCACCTCCGCGAGCGCATCAACGCCGATGAACGCGAGGAATCCGCCGAAGCAGATGAGCGCGTCGACCCCGGCGCGGGCTGCACCGATGCTCAGCCCGGACGTTAGCTACGGCATCGCCACCCAGACCCTGCCCAACGGCTACTGCGGACTGCCCGTTCAGAAGACCTGCCCGCACGCCAATGCTTGCCTGACCTGCCCAGTCTTCCTCACCGGGCCCGAGTTTCTGCCGGAGCTCCGCGAACAGCGCACCCGCACCCTGACGTTGATCGACAACGCCAAGAGCTGCGGTCACAGCCGCATGACCGAGATGAACCAGCAGGTCGCCGACAACCTCGACCGCAT contains:
- a CDS encoding helix-turn-helix domain-containing protein; the encoded protein is MTIAVEPAAPEYVWTANNALVFAPRGMPPASYPVLLHLLGRQEPGGRCLVTHGTLAAELGITRPKVTRALQHLGFARMVWKEGNGAYRLSPLIAGFRTPAEQLQAIGAMDDDDRFDHPDFQERYEQQIEAYEEEKQAKAAERQRRLEPPIDLAARRRT